A single window of Microbispora hainanensis DNA harbors:
- a CDS encoding FAD-dependent oxidoreductase: MVPSKALADAERKPYWLDRPIALEPLPPLTGDVTADLAVVGGGFTGLWTALMAKERDPSLDVVLLEGRAVGWAASGRNGGFCAASLTHGLGNGQDRWPTEIATLERLGRENLDEIEATLARYGVDCSFERTGELRVATEEWQLAGLDEEVSGAASLGVRLERLDREQVRAEVDSPTYLGGVWDREGVAMVDPARMAWGLRDVCVRLGVRVFEHTPVRAVHDDGVTLELETPKGRVRAGRVALGTGAFPPLLRRLRHFLVPVYDYALMTEPVPDDLLAAIGWRHRQGIGDSANQFHYYRLTDDNRILWGGYDAVYHNGGLVKPEYDQRDATFEKLATHFFETFPQLHGLRFTHRWGGVIDTCSRFSAFFGTAYGSRLAYAAGYTGLGVGATRFGANVMLDLLQGRVTERTDLQMVRHKPVPFPPEPVRSGVIQLTRWAIARADEHEGRRNAWLRTLDAFGLGFDS; the protein is encoded by the coding sequence GTGGTTCCGTCGAAGGCGCTCGCCGACGCGGAGCGCAAGCCGTACTGGCTGGACCGGCCGATCGCGCTCGAGCCGCTGCCCCCGCTGACGGGAGACGTCACGGCCGACCTGGCGGTGGTCGGCGGCGGGTTCACCGGCCTGTGGACCGCGCTGATGGCCAAGGAGCGCGACCCCTCGCTCGACGTGGTCCTCCTGGAGGGCCGCGCGGTCGGGTGGGCCGCCTCCGGCCGCAACGGCGGGTTCTGCGCCGCCAGCCTGACCCACGGTCTCGGCAACGGGCAGGACCGCTGGCCCACGGAGATCGCGACGCTGGAACGGCTCGGCCGGGAGAACCTCGACGAGATCGAGGCGACCCTCGCCCGTTATGGCGTCGACTGCTCCTTCGAACGGACCGGGGAGCTGCGGGTCGCCACCGAGGAGTGGCAGCTCGCCGGGCTCGACGAGGAGGTGAGCGGGGCGGCCTCGCTCGGCGTCCGGCTGGAGCGGCTCGACCGCGAGCAGGTGCGGGCCGAGGTGGACTCCCCGACATACCTCGGCGGCGTGTGGGACCGCGAAGGCGTCGCCATGGTCGACCCGGCGCGGATGGCATGGGGGCTGCGCGACGTCTGCGTGCGGCTCGGCGTGCGCGTCTTCGAACACACGCCGGTGCGCGCCGTGCACGACGACGGCGTCACGCTCGAACTGGAGACGCCGAAGGGGCGGGTCAGGGCCGGGCGGGTGGCGCTCGGCACCGGCGCCTTCCCACCGCTGCTGCGCCGGCTCAGGCACTTCCTCGTGCCGGTGTACGACTACGCGCTGATGACCGAGCCGGTGCCGGACGACCTGCTGGCGGCGATCGGCTGGCGGCACCGCCAGGGCATCGGCGACTCGGCCAACCAGTTCCATTACTACCGGCTGACTGACGACAACCGGATTCTGTGGGGCGGCTACGACGCCGTCTATCACAACGGCGGCCTGGTCAAGCCGGAGTACGACCAGCGCGACGCCACCTTCGAGAAGCTCGCCACGCACTTCTTCGAGACGTTCCCGCAGCTCCACGGCCTGCGCTTCACGCACAGGTGGGGCGGGGTCATCGACACCTGCAGCCGGTTCAGCGCCTTCTTCGGCACCGCGTACGGCTCACGCCTCGCCTACGCCGCCGGATACACGGGCCTCGGCGTGGGGGCCACCCGCTTCGGGGCCAACGTCATGCTCGACCTGCTGCAGGGCAGGGTGACCGAGCGGACGGACCTGCAGATGGTGCGGCACAAGCCGGTGCCCTTCCCGCCGGAGCCGGTGCGGTCGGGCGTCATCCAGCTCACCCGCTGGGCCATCGCCCGGGCCGACGAGCACGAGGGCCGCCGCAACGCCTGGCTGCGCACCCTCGACGCCTTCGGGCTCGGCTTCGACTCCTAG
- a CDS encoding SDR family oxidoreductase encodes MTWGAERGAADEIGSSLAARGAAFAAIEADLADVRAPARIFDEAERLLGGVTALVMSHCESVDSGLLDTTIESFDRHFAVNARAVWLLIRGYGRRFRGVHANVVNPGPVDTGWMSDEVRARCLAQTPLGRLGMPQDTAHLVSFLCSRQGQWINGQLLKSNGGFS; translated from the coding sequence ATGACCTGGGGCGCCGAGCGCGGCGCGGCAGACGAGATCGGCAGCTCACTCGCCGCGCGGGGCGCGGCGTTCGCGGCGATCGAGGCGGACCTCGCCGACGTGCGTGCGCCGGCGCGGATCTTCGACGAGGCGGAGCGCCTGCTCGGAGGCGTCACCGCGCTGGTGATGAGTCACTGCGAGTCGGTCGACTCCGGCCTGCTCGACACCACCATAGAGAGCTTCGACCGGCACTTCGCGGTGAACGCGCGTGCCGTCTGGCTGCTGATCCGTGGGTACGGCCGGCGGTTCCGCGGCGTGCACGCCAACGTCGTCAACCCGGGGCCCGTGGACACCGGGTGGATGTCGGATGAGGTGCGGGCGAGATGCCTCGCGCAGACACCCCTGGGCCGGCTCGGCATGCCGCAGGACACCGCGCACCTGGTGAGCTTCCTGTGTTCCCGGCAGGGGCAGTGGATCAACGGTCAGCTGCTCAAGAGCAACGGCGGATTCTCCTGA
- a CDS encoding type II toxin-antitoxin system VapC family toxin, with product MPGTLVLDSEGLSRLYRKDRSVLALLAAAEEEGVRVVTTVMTTLEADDERVHPARVRWVLSRIDVLDVTREVGAEAAALLRTHRLRGHRYAIDAVLAASARVAARPVTVLTSDPADLTPLCGDHVEIVKI from the coding sequence ATGCCGGGCACGCTCGTCCTGGACAGTGAGGGCCTGTCACGGCTCTACCGCAAGGACCGCAGCGTGCTGGCGCTTCTCGCGGCTGCGGAGGAGGAGGGCGTACGTGTCGTGACCACGGTGATGACCACGCTCGAGGCCGACGACGAACGGGTGCATCCGGCACGGGTCCGATGGGTTCTGTCGCGTATCGACGTCCTCGACGTCACCCGGGAGGTGGGAGCCGAGGCGGCGGCGCTGCTGCGTACCCACCGCCTTCGCGGTCACAGGTACGCGATCGACGCCGTCCTGGCCGCGAGCGCGCGTGTCGCGGCCCGTCCGGTCACGGTCCTGACCTCCGATCCCGCGGATCTCACGCCACTCTGCGGCGACCACGTCGAGATCGTCAAGATCTAG